In Streptomyces sp. 71268, the DNA window ACCGTGCCAACGCGCTTGACGGAGCACGGCGCACACCTGGTGGCGTGCACGGCAGACGGTGTGCCCCGTGGCGCGGGGCCGGCCAACAGCGCCTCGGGGAGAGCCGAAGAACGACCCGTTTGCCGCACAACAGTCCTCCTGCGCGGGTGGCGCTTCGGACACCCGGACGAATGCGCACACCGGATCACGAGCGCGCCACGGCCCCCACGCCGACGCGCGCTCGGGCGCCCGAGCACGCACTCCCCGGCACCGAACCGGAACGCTGCCCGGGGCCGCCATACCCCGTCTGACCGCGAGGAACGGGCCGCCACCCGACCCGAGCCGAGCGGTTCCGACCCGCAACCGGAACCCCTGAGCGAGGACGATCTCCCACCCCGCGCGCCGAGCCCCGGCGCCCGGCCGCGCGCCGGCCCGGCCCCCTGACCTACGGGTGGCGGGGAGCGGTCCAGGCCCCCGGTCGGACCGCCGGGGGGCTCCCCCCGGCGGCGCGTGAACGACCCGTCTCAGCCGCTTCGGCGCGCGCCCCGACGCGCGGTACGGGGCGCCGGGAGGCGCGATGAGGACGCCGCCGGCGTACGGGAGCGTTCGCACGGCGCACGCGCGGGCCACACGCCCGATTCGCGCCTGCGCGCCGTCCGCACGAACCGCGCATCCGTACGCTCCGTACCGCCGTGCGCCCGCGTGTGCCCGTGCGGGCGCGGGAGTGAGGTGGGGGTGAGGGAGGTGGGCGCGTGGCGCGCGATCGCACCGGGAAGCCTCGCGCGGTCAGCCGGTCAGCCGGTCAGCCGGTCAGCCGGTCAGCCGGTCAGCCGGTCAGGGGGCGCCATCGGTCTTCCTGTTGCAGGCCGAGCCGGCTTCCCCACACCAGCGCTCCGTCGATGAGGCCGGGTGTGTCCCGCACGGCCAGGGCCGGGGCTTCGAGCATGTCGGCGGCGTCTTCCAGGTAGGTGACCAGGGTGTCGAGCTCCTCGTCGGGGCCCTCGCGGTAGCGGGACCAGCGGCCCAGGTAGCCCGTGGTGGTGTCCAGGTACAGGCCCGAGGTGCGGTCCGTCGCGCCGTGGGAGACCACGGGAACCCAGGCGGACCGCCAACCGACGAACCGGTCCTCGGCGGGGCGTTGGGCGTTGAGGGTGTCCTGCCACGCCTGGGCGTCCATCTGGGACCGGTGGAAGTCAGCCACCTCCTCCAGGGGCATCAGGGCCTGGTTGCCGGGCAGCCACCCGGCGCCGTCGACCCCGTCGTCACCCGCCGTCAGCGCCCACAGGGTGCGCAGCTCGACGGGGAGTTGGAGCTCCAGGTCGGCTTCGAGGGTGGCTATGGCGGCGGGAGAGGCGCCGGCGCGCAGCGCGGCCAGGGAGCGCGGGGCGTTGTGCTGGAGCCAGTGGGTGACGCGGTGCCAGACGTCGGCGATCTGGCGCACCACGAGCGCGTCGTCGGCGGGGCTGGTCGGCCGCGCGCGCTCCTCGGGTTCGTCAGCGTCCTGGGCGGGTGCGGTGGGCGCTGAGGGTGGGATCGGGTTGACGTAGCGGATCTGGATGCGGTCCGGCTCGCGCAGGTAGCCGACGGACAGGGCCGGGCAGTCCTCGAACAGGTCGCCCTCGACCGTCACGGTGAGGATGCCGGGCAGGCTGGAAGGGTGACCCATGTCCGGCGTCTCGGCCAACTGACCGGCCAGGACCCGCAGGGCGTAGGGGACGCCGGCTCCGAGGTGGGTGGCCGTGTCGTGGATGTGCGGGGGAACCTCGACGCTGACGTTCATGGGCCTGATGCTCCTTGCCGGTCGGAAGCGGGGCGGCGGGCCCACAGTAGGACGCGCCCGCACCACCGGCCGGGGCGGCCCGGGTCGGCCAACCCACTGCGGCCTGTGCCGTGTTCACCCTGCCCCTCGGGCGTTAGGCTGGTGGGCATGGAGTGCTTCGCCGCCTGGCGTACCCGCCGCTGAGATCCCGGCTTCGCCCACCGTTCCACGTCGAGGGTGGGCCGGCCGACGCCGTTGTGACCGGTAACCGGATCTCAGCCCGAAAGGCGCACTCCCATGCTCGTTCGCGCGTTCAACCAACCCGACCTGGCACCACTGACCGCACTGACCATCGAGACGTTCCGCCCGTTCCACGAAGAGGTCTTCCGCCCGTTGATGGGCGAGGCCGTCTCCGCCGTCGAGTACGGCGACTGGCGCGAGGGCTACCGCGAGCAGGTGGCCGGGCTCCACGCCCCCGACCGTCACGCCCATGTCGCCGTCGCGGAGATCGACGGTGACATCGCGGGATACGTGGCCTGGAACGTCGACCCGGCCCGCAGG includes these proteins:
- a CDS encoding SMI1/KNR4 family protein encodes the protein MNVSVEVPPHIHDTATHLGAGVPYALRVLAGQLAETPDMGHPSSLPGILTVTVEGDLFEDCPALSVGYLREPDRIQIRYVNPIPPSAPTAPAQDADEPEERARPTSPADDALVVRQIADVWHRVTHWLQHNAPRSLAALRAGASPAAIATLEADLELQLPVELRTLWALTAGDDGVDGAGWLPGNQALMPLEEVADFHRSQMDAQAWQDTLNAQRPAEDRFVGWRSAWVPVVSHGATDRTSGLYLDTTTGYLGRWSRYREGPDEELDTLVTYLEDAADMLEAPALAVRDTPGLIDGALVWGSRLGLQQEDRWRPLTG
- a CDS encoding GNAT family N-acetyltransferase, encoding MLVRAFNQPDLAPLTALTIETFRPFHEEVFRPLMGEAVSAVEYGDWREGYREQVAGLHAPDRHAHVAVAEIDGDIAGYVAWNVDPARRKAVVTILAVAAHHRRRRVGATLCEHAFARMRALGAQVVEIGTGGDPFHAPARALYEELGCTALPVAVYYRPL